In Helianthus annuus cultivar XRQ/B chromosome 9, HanXRQr2.0-SUNRISE, whole genome shotgun sequence, the following are encoded in one genomic region:
- the LOC110877755 gene encoding sulfate transporter 4.1, chloroplastic, with translation MEITYASSSLSDLTTTSTMSRAPATSRPIKVIPLQHPYGGVDTPPQSSSSTTSFSRWKTNLKRMKPVDWIDFFLPCSRWIRSYNWRDNLQPDVIAGVTVGVMLVPQSMSYAKLAGLQPIYGLYTGLVPVFVYSIFGSSRQLAVGPVALVSLLVSNVLSNFDSSSELYTELAILLSLMVGILECTMGLLRLGWIIRFISHSVISGFTTASAFVIALSQAKYFLGYDVDRSSQIIPLVNSIISGSDQFQWPPFMMGSVILAIILVMKHLGKTRKNLRFLRAGGPLTAVVLGTAFVKIFNPSSISLVGDIPQGLPPFSIPKDFSYVKSLIPTAFLITGVAILESVGIAKALAAKNGYELDSNQELFGLGVANICGSMFSSYPSTGSFSRSAVNHESGAKTGLSGIIMGVIMACALQFLTPLFEFIPQCALAAIVISAVIGLVDYDEAIFLWKVDKKDFFLWSVTGATTLFLGIEIGVLVGVGFSLAFVIHESANPHIAVLGRLPGTTVYRNIQQYPEAYTYNGIVIVRIDSPIYFANTSYIKDRLREFEIVVDQSSKRGPEVERVYFVILEMAPVTYVDSSAVQALKELYQEYTSRNIQIAIANPNKEVLLTLAKSGFIDQIGKEWCFVRVHDALQVCLQHVPNPNDPPKILDSSPSRFLEKLGTQRKEDLSASELESGQRDSITSKDSDPHLEPLLSRKSH, from the exons ATGGAGATAACCTACGCCTCCTCCAGTCTCTCTGACCTCACAACAACATCAACCATGTCTAGAGCTCCGGCGACTTCTCGTCCAATCAAAGTCATACCGTTGCAGCACCCGTACGGCGGCGTCGATACTCCGCCGCAGTCGTCTTCCTCCACGACGTCCTTTTCGCGATGGAAAACGAATTTGAAGCGGATGAAGCCGGTCGATTGGATCGATTTTTTCCTTCCGTGTTCCAGGTGGATTCGTAGCTATAATTGGCGCGATAATCTACAGCCTGACGTCATCGCCGGCGTTACCGTCGGTGTTATGCTTGTTCCTCAG TCTATGTCGTATGCAAAGCTAGCTGGACTCCAACCGATATATGGACTTT ATACTGGATTAGTGCCTGTATTTGTGTATTCCATATTTGGGTCATCACGTCAGTTGGCAGTCGGCCCAGTAGCATTGGTTTCTTTACTGGTCTCTAATGTCCTAAGCAACTTTGATTCATCCTCTGAGTTATATACAGAACTCGCAATATTGTTGTCACTCATGGTCGGGATTCTAGAATGCACAATGGGGCTCTTGAG GCTTGGATGGATCATTCGCTTTATCAGCCATTCTGTAATTTCTGGCTTTACAACTGCTTCAGCTTTCGTTATTGCCTTATCACAAGCTAAATATTTTCTAGGATATGATGTGGACAGAAGTAGCCAAATAATTCCATTGGTCAATAGCATAATTTCCGGATCCGATCAG TTCCAATGGCCCCCTTTCATGATGGGGTCTGTTATCTTAGCAATTATTTTGGTCATGAAGCATTTG GGGAAAACAAGAAAGAATTTGCGGTTCTTGCGAGCGGGGGGTCCCCTCACTGCTGTTGTTCTGGGTACAGCCTTTGTGAAAATATTCAATCCCTCTTCCATTTCTTTG GtgggagatatacctcaagggcTTCCACCGTTTTCCATCCCGAAAGACTTTAGTTACGTCAAGTCGTTAATCCCCACTGCATTCCTCATTACTGGTGTGGCTATACTG GAATCTGTGGGGATTGCTAAAGCCCTGGCAGCGAAGAATGGATATGAACTTGACTCAAATCAAGAG TTATTTGGCCTTGGTGTGGCTAATATATGTGGGTCCATGTTTTCGTCATACCCGTCAACAG GTTCATTCTCGAGGTCAGCAGTTAATCATGAAAGTGGTGCGAAAACTGGTTTATCCGGAATCATCATGGGCGTTATTATGGCCTGTGCTCTACAGTTTTTGACACCATTATTTGAATTTATACCTCAG TGCGCTCTTGCTGCTATTGTCATCTCTGCTGTCATTGGTTTG GTGGATTACGATGAGGCTATATTTTTATGGAAGGTAGACAAGAAAGATTTTTTTCTTTGGTCAGTTACTGGTGCAACAACTTTGTTCCTCGGCATTGAAATCGGTGTCCTTGTTGGG GTTGGTTTTTCTCTGGCTTTCGTGATCCATGAATCGGCCAATCCGCATATTG CGGTTTTGGGACGACTTCCTGGGACCACCGTTTACAGGAACATCCAACAATATCCGGAAGCATACACATACAATGGCATTGTGATTGTTCGAATCGATTCACCTATCTATTTTGCCAATACAAGCTACATTAAAGACAG GCTTCGGGAGTTTGAAATTGTAGTCGATCAGTCTAGCAAACGCGGGCCAGAAGTTGAAAGAGTTTACTTTGTAATCTTGGAGATGGCCC CTGTTACTTATGTTGACTCCAGTGCAGTTCAGGCGCTAAAAGAATTGTATCAAGAATACACCTCAAGAAACATCCAG ATAGCTATTGCCAACCCGAACAAAGAAGTACTATTGACACTTGCAAAATCTGGATTCATTGATCAAATCGGTAAAGAATGGTGTTTCGTGAGGGTCCATGATGCTCTTCAAGTTTGCCTCCAACACGTACCTAATCCAAACGATCCACCAAAAATACTGGATTCATCTCCCTCCAGGTTTCTAGAAAAATTAGGAACACAAAGAAAAGAGGATTTATCAGCATCTGAACTCGAGTCAGGTCAGAGAGATTCCATAACATCTAAAGATTCCGACCCGCATCTGGAACCGTTGTTGTCAAGGAAATCTCATTAA